From Novosphingobium resinovorum, the proteins below share one genomic window:
- the otsB gene encoding trehalose-phosphatase, whose product MTNSSDGPSQAAHRDCFFTTDTVLGRPPCLCLSQSTALFLDFDGTLVEIADHPHDVVVSEFLPPLLVQLSRKLDGRLAIVTGRSIAALEALLGPISLAIAGSHGGEFRPAADAEIEPLAAPLPGAVVDELNRFARASGGLLVEPKPFSAAIHYRHHPEVLPNLRACTESLAAEFGLAIKHGKKVIEVTMPGSDKGSAVERFMALPAFDGAIPIFIGDDVTDEDAFAAVRRYDGEGVLVGAPRPTAATSRLDGVAEVHRWLEAGLEAVHKGDFRP is encoded by the coding sequence ATGACCAATTCGAGCGACGGTCCGTCACAGGCGGCGCATCGAGACTGTTTTTTCACCACAGATACTGTCCTCGGCCGGCCTCCATGCCTGTGCCTTTCGCAATCGACGGCCCTTTTCCTCGATTTCGACGGAACCCTGGTCGAAATCGCCGATCACCCGCACGACGTCGTCGTTTCGGAATTCCTGCCTCCGCTTCTCGTGCAGCTTTCCCGTAAGCTCGACGGCCGTCTGGCGATCGTCACCGGCCGGTCTATCGCTGCGCTCGAGGCTTTGCTGGGGCCGATCAGCTTAGCTATCGCAGGATCGCACGGCGGCGAATTCCGGCCCGCCGCAGATGCCGAGATCGAGCCCCTCGCCGCCCCGCTGCCCGGCGCAGTTGTTGACGAGCTCAACCGCTTCGCCCGGGCAAGCGGCGGGCTTCTGGTTGAACCCAAGCCATTCAGCGCGGCAATCCATTACCGCCATCATCCTGAAGTGCTGCCTAATCTTCGTGCCTGCACAGAAAGCCTGGCTGCCGAATTCGGCCTGGCCATCAAGCACGGCAAAAAGGTGATCGAAGTGACGATGCCCGGGTCGGACAAAGGTTCGGCCGTAGAGCGCTTCATGGCCCTTCCGGCGTTCGATGGCGCCATCCCGATCTTCATAGGAGACGACGTGACCGACGAGGACGCATTTGCGGCCGTGCGCCGGTACGATGGCGAGGGCGTGCTGGTTGGCGCCCCTCGACCCACCGCAGCTACTTCTCGCCTCGACGGCGTCGCCGAAGTGCACAGATGGCTGGAAGCCGGCCTCGAGGCCGTTCATAAAGGAGATTTCCGCCCATGA
- a CDS encoding glycoside hydrolase family 15 protein codes for MTSPVPTSLELWPIGNCQVSALIDVSGAIVWGCVPRVDGDPTFCALLRGDGGQDAGTWRFELENQVSVQQHYLRNTPILVTRLEDASGGAVEIYDFAPRFERSGRMYRPVAFARIVRPVSGAPRIRTILTPMSGYGAKLAPITQGSNHIRYLVERNSLRLTTDAPVGYVLDERWFRLEKPLHFFLGPDEPFAGNVEHDLETMLQRTGNYWRLWVRGLATPLDWQDAVIRAAITLKLCQHEETGAIVAALTTSIPEAPGSQRNWDYRYCWIRDAYYTVQALNHLGALDVLEKYLAYLRNIVADAPDGVIQPLYAVSGGKEIIEWEAADLPGYRNTGPVRVGNAAYYQVQNDCYGQIVLPSIQSFLDQRLLRIANEDDFRSLEQVGEMAWKTHDMPDAGLWELRTRTAVHTYSSVMSWAACDRLSNAAQYLGLDDRAAFWRDRADTIRANIDAGAWHEVEGHDAGGHYAASFGGSQLDASLLQMVELRYLPPEDPRFRATLKAVQKALRRGEHMLRYDSEDDFGLPETAFNICTFWLIEALHRSGEDEEARRLFEAMLAHRTRSGLLSEDMDFETSELWGNFPQTYSLVGIINCAGQLSRSWRDWR; via the coding sequence ATGACGTCGCCCGTACCGACTTCGCTGGAACTCTGGCCGATCGGCAACTGCCAGGTCAGCGCTCTCATCGACGTGTCCGGCGCCATCGTCTGGGGCTGCGTTCCGCGCGTCGACGGAGATCCCACTTTCTGTGCCCTGCTTCGCGGAGACGGGGGGCAGGATGCTGGCACTTGGCGCTTTGAACTGGAGAACCAAGTCTCCGTCCAGCAACACTATCTGCGCAATACACCCATCCTCGTGACCCGGCTTGAAGACGCGAGCGGAGGGGCGGTGGAAATCTACGATTTCGCGCCCCGCTTCGAACGATCTGGCCGCATGTACCGCCCGGTGGCCTTCGCGCGCATCGTCCGGCCCGTATCCGGAGCCCCGCGCATTCGCACTATCCTCACGCCGATGAGCGGATATGGCGCGAAACTCGCCCCGATCACACAGGGTTCGAACCACATTCGTTATCTGGTGGAGCGCAATTCCCTGCGCCTGACTACCGATGCGCCGGTCGGCTACGTGCTCGACGAGCGCTGGTTCCGCCTAGAAAAGCCGCTGCACTTCTTCCTTGGCCCGGATGAGCCATTTGCCGGAAACGTCGAGCATGATCTTGAGACGATGCTCCAGCGGACCGGCAATTACTGGCGCCTGTGGGTGCGCGGCCTTGCCACTCCGCTCGACTGGCAGGATGCGGTAATCCGGGCAGCCATCACGCTTAAGCTGTGCCAGCACGAGGAAACCGGCGCGATCGTCGCGGCCTTGACGACCTCCATCCCCGAAGCGCCGGGCAGCCAGCGGAACTGGGACTACCGGTATTGCTGGATACGCGATGCCTACTACACCGTTCAGGCCCTCAACCATCTTGGTGCCCTGGACGTCCTTGAGAAGTACCTTGCCTATCTGCGCAACATCGTTGCCGATGCACCTGACGGGGTCATCCAGCCCCTCTATGCGGTCAGCGGCGGCAAGGAGATCATCGAGTGGGAGGCCGCCGACCTACCGGGCTACCGCAACACCGGGCCCGTCCGCGTCGGCAACGCGGCCTATTACCAGGTGCAGAACGACTGCTACGGCCAGATCGTGCTGCCTTCGATCCAAAGCTTCCTCGACCAGCGCCTGCTGCGCATCGCCAACGAGGACGATTTTCGCAGCCTCGAGCAGGTCGGCGAAATGGCATGGAAGACTCACGATATGCCCGACGCCGGCCTGTGGGAATTGCGCACCCGAACTGCGGTCCACACCTATTCCAGCGTCATGAGCTGGGCCGCGTGCGACCGCTTGTCCAACGCCGCGCAGTATCTCGGTCTGGACGATCGCGCTGCCTTCTGGCGCGACCGGGCGGACACCATACGTGCCAACATTGACGCGGGTGCGTGGCACGAAGTGGAAGGTCATGACGCAGGCGGTCATTACGCGGCCAGTTTCGGCGGGTCGCAACTCGACGCGAGCCTGCTGCAGATGGTGGAACTTCGCTATCTGCCTCCCGAAGATCCACGGTTCCGCGCAACCCTGAAAGCCGTTCAGAAGGCCTTGCGCCGAGGCGAGCACATGCTTCGCTATGACAGCGAAGACGATTTCGGGCTTCCCGAGACAGCTTTCAACATCTGCACCTTCTGGTTGATCGAGGCGCTTCACCGCAGCGGAGAGGATGAGGAGGCCCGGCGCCTCTTCGAAGCGATGCTGGCTCACCGCACGCGCTCCGGCCTCTTGTCCGAGGATATGGATTTCGAAACCTCAGAGCTTTGGGGGAACTTTCCCCAAACCTACTCGCTGGTAGGTATCATAAATTGCGCCGGGCAATTGTCCCGGTCGTGGCGGGACTGGCGTTAA
- a CDS encoding helix-turn-helix domain-containing protein, whose translation MEPLTVRIPTAVKLTGIGRSRLYELIASGDLEIVKIGSMTLIPVSSLRALIGRARGNETRHDPR comes from the coding sequence ATGGAGCCGCTCACGGTCCGCATCCCCACCGCGGTAAAGCTCACCGGCATCGGACGCTCTCGTCTCTACGAGCTCATCGCTTCCGGAGACCTCGAAATCGTGAAGATCGGCTCCATGACCCTTATACCCGTCAGCAGCCTGCGCGCGCTCATCGGAAGGGCGCGGGGGAACGAAACCCGTCATGACCCGCGATGA
- a CDS encoding RNA polymerase sigma factor, with product MTSYAVRRKRTADAEICTECRAVYTEAVYRLPPLKRSVFLLHRVDELGYDEIGRQLKIPVAEVQNCLRDTLLAIDAALDAMLPTCLEHELIIGAGTTLSKRHWCCRASCIRRSHNYS from the coding sequence GTGACGAGCTATGCCGTGCGTCGTAAGCGAACCGCCGACGCAGAAATCTGCACCGAGTGCAGAGCCGTGTACACAGAGGCGGTATATCGGCTCCCGCCCTTGAAGCGGAGCGTGTTCCTGCTGCATCGGGTGGACGAGCTTGGCTACGACGAGATTGGCAGGCAACTGAAGATACCCGTCGCGGAGGTGCAGAACTGTCTGCGCGATACCTTGCTCGCCATCGACGCGGCACTCGACGCAATGCTCCCCACCTGCCTAGAACACGAACTTATCATTGGGGCTGGCACGACCTTGTCCAAGCGCCACTGGTGCTGTCGGGCAAGCTGCATACGGCGTTCTCATAATTATTCGTAG
- a CDS encoding mannose-1-phosphate guanylyltransferase — MSIIVPVILCGGSGTRLWPRSRAAMPKPFLPLVGDSTLFEAALARCPGAGGFAAPVVVTGHKHLAHVEAQLGAVEGAQVIVEPSARNTAAAIALAACRLPEDAVMLVCPSDHHIGNTEAFAVAAAAAAKLAQQGWLVSFGIEATRPETGFGYLKRGDAIPEHGGFRTAQFVEKPDLERAKAFLAEGIYAWNGGIFAFRVKDFLAELTAHRPDVAASVADAVAKGAEDGQRFHPDAATFAEVPGVSVDYAVMENTTRAAMVPADMDWSDIGNWQALHEALETDADGNSVRGSGTVEMVDCRGVLVDSDGPRVSVIGLEDVIVVVDGDDIMITTVAGVQKVGTLAGAVNQ, encoded by the coding sequence ATGTCTATAATCGTACCGGTGATCCTTTGCGGCGGTAGCGGCACGCGGCTGTGGCCGCGCAGCCGGGCCGCGATGCCCAAGCCGTTCCTGCCGCTGGTCGGCGACAGCACCCTGTTCGAAGCGGCGCTGGCCCGCTGCCCGGGCGCCGGAGGCTTTGCAGCCCCGGTCGTGGTGACCGGCCACAAGCACCTCGCCCATGTCGAGGCGCAGCTCGGCGCGGTCGAGGGGGCGCAGGTGATCGTCGAGCCCTCGGCGCGCAATACCGCTGCCGCCATCGCACTCGCCGCCTGCCGCCTGCCCGAAGATGCGGTGATGCTCGTGTGTCCGAGCGACCACCACATCGGCAATACCGAGGCTTTCGCCGTCGCTGCGGCCGCCGCCGCGAAGCTGGCGCAGCAGGGCTGGCTGGTGTCCTTCGGCATCGAGGCGACCCGGCCCGAGACCGGCTTTGGCTACCTCAAGCGCGGCGATGCGATCCCCGAGCACGGCGGTTTTCGCACCGCGCAGTTCGTCGAGAAGCCGGATCTGGAGCGCGCCAAGGCTTTCCTTGCCGAGGGAATCTACGCCTGGAACGGCGGCATCTTCGCGTTCCGGGTGAAGGATTTCCTGGCCGAACTGACCGCGCATCGGCCGGACGTTGCCGCCAGCGTCGCCGATGCGGTGGCGAAGGGCGCCGAGGATGGCCAGCGCTTCCATCCGGACGCGGCAACCTTCGCCGAGGTGCCCGGCGTCTCGGTCGACTACGCGGTGATGGAGAACACCACCCGCGCGGCGATGGTGCCCGCCGACATGGATTGGTCCGACATCGGCAACTGGCAGGCGCTGCACGAGGCGCTTGAGACCGATGCGGACGGCAATTCGGTGCGCGGTTCGGGCACGGTCGAGATGGTCGATTGCCGGGGTGTGCTGGTCGACAGCGACGGTCCGCGCGTCTCGGTGATCGGGCTGGAAGACGTCATCGTCGTCGTCGACGGCGACGATATCATGATCACCACGGTTGCGGGCGTGCAGAAGGTCGGCACGCTCGCCGGTGCGGTCAACCAGTAG
- a CDS encoding tyrosine-type recombinase/integrase — protein sequence MATLFATTVASAKPRERDYKLSDGGGLYLLVRPNGTKLWRLNYRYLEKHRTLAFGAWPEVSLADARDRRDDARRLLAAGTDPSHQQKVDAARARVEENDTFKLVAEEWVAKNEREGLAEVTLRKLRWLLDKAYARIGDRPVAKITAQEVLAVLRAVEATGRHESARRMRSVLSRVFRYAIATTRAERDPASDLRGALTVPKAKHLAAITTEDRAGHLMRAIEGYSGHAITLFALKLSAHLFVRPGELRQAEWAEFNFDRSVWNIPAEKMKMRRPHRVPLSAQVVGLFEELWDLTGSGRYCFPSFRTGQRPMSENTVNAALRALGFGQEEMTAHGFRAMAATLLNETGQFNPDAIERQLAHMENNGVRRAYTRGEYWNERVALMQFWSDELERLRVGANILEPHFAARKRPSAD from the coding sequence ATGGCCACCCTTTTTGCCACTACCGTCGCCAGCGCCAAACCGCGCGAGCGGGACTATAAGCTGTCTGATGGCGGTGGTCTCTATCTTCTTGTCCGTCCCAATGGCACGAAACTCTGGCGTCTCAATTACCGCTATCTTGAAAAGCACCGTACGCTTGCATTCGGGGCGTGGCCCGAGGTCAGCCTCGCTGATGCGCGGGATCGGCGAGACGATGCCCGACGCCTGCTCGCTGCCGGGACCGACCCTTCGCATCAACAGAAAGTTGATGCCGCTCGTGCCCGCGTCGAGGAGAACGACACATTCAAGCTCGTGGCCGAGGAGTGGGTGGCGAAGAACGAGCGGGAAGGTTTGGCCGAGGTCACGCTTAGAAAACTGCGCTGGCTCCTGGACAAGGCCTACGCCCGGATCGGTGATCGCCCGGTGGCAAAGATCACTGCGCAGGAGGTTCTGGCCGTTCTGCGCGCCGTCGAGGCAACGGGTCGGCATGAGAGCGCGCGGCGCATGCGCAGCGTACTCAGCCGGGTCTTCCGTTACGCCATTGCAACGACGCGGGCCGAGCGAGATCCAGCGAGCGACCTTCGCGGCGCATTGACCGTTCCAAAGGCCAAGCACCTCGCCGCGATCACCACCGAGGATCGGGCGGGACACCTCATGCGAGCGATCGAAGGCTATTCCGGTCATGCCATCACGCTTTTCGCCTTGAAACTGTCAGCCCATCTGTTCGTGCGTCCCGGTGAACTGCGACAGGCTGAGTGGGCGGAGTTCAACTTCGATCGCAGCGTCTGGAACATTCCTGCTGAGAAGATGAAGATGCGGCGGCCGCATCGCGTGCCCCTCTCGGCTCAGGTCGTGGGGCTATTCGAAGAGCTATGGGACCTCACAGGGAGCGGACGCTATTGCTTCCCTTCCTTCCGGACAGGCCAGCGCCCTATGTCTGAGAATACCGTCAATGCGGCGCTCAGGGCTCTTGGCTTTGGTCAGGAGGAGATGACTGCGCATGGGTTTCGGGCGATGGCCGCCACGCTCCTCAACGAGACCGGGCAATTCAATCCCGATGCGATTGAACGTCAGCTTGCACACATGGAAAACAATGGAGTGCGCCGCGCGTACACGCGCGGTGAATATTGGAACGAGCGAGTCGCGCTGATGCAGTTTTGGTCTGACGAGCTAGAACGTCTTCGCGTTGGAGCCAACATCCTCGAGCCCCACTTTGCAGCACGGAAGCGTCCAAGCGCGGACTGA
- a CDS encoding HAD-IIB family hydrolase, whose translation MKKIVAFDLDGTLALSKQPLTEEMAELLAQLLTVAQVAVISGGDWPQFDKQVASRLPAHADLSRLWMMPTSGAKLYLHGEGAWSPVYAELFTEEQKQEILDAFDASLAATGFTPEETWGERIEDRGSQITFSALGQQAPLEAKEHWDPDFAKRKVIQADLVKRLPGVSINLGGATSVDVTQPGVDKAWGLRRLAERSGVAEADMLFIGDAIFPGGNDYPAKAMGLDTVCVRDPADTANVITAIVACQKAS comes from the coding sequence ATGAAGAAAATCGTTGCGTTCGATCTCGACGGTACGCTGGCGCTGAGCAAGCAGCCGCTGACGGAGGAGATGGCGGAGCTTCTCGCGCAGTTGCTCACGGTCGCGCAGGTGGCCGTCATTTCGGGCGGTGACTGGCCGCAGTTCGACAAGCAGGTCGCCAGTCGTCTCCCCGCGCATGCCGATCTCTCGCGCTTGTGGATGATGCCGACCAGCGGCGCCAAGCTCTACCTGCATGGCGAAGGCGCGTGGTCGCCGGTCTATGCGGAACTGTTCACCGAGGAGCAGAAGCAGGAAATCCTCGACGCGTTCGACGCCTCGCTCGCCGCCACCGGGTTCACGCCCGAGGAGACCTGGGGTGAGCGCATCGAGGATCGCGGCAGCCAGATCACCTTCTCGGCGCTCGGCCAGCAGGCGCCGCTCGAGGCCAAGGAGCACTGGGATCCGGACTTCGCCAAGCGCAAGGTTATCCAGGCCGATCTCGTCAAGCGCCTTCCGGGCGTTTCGATCAACCTCGGCGGCGCGACTTCGGTGGACGTCACGCAGCCGGGCGTCGACAAGGCTTGGGGCCTTCGCCGACTGGCCGAGCGCAGCGGGGTGGCGGAAGCGGACATGCTGTTCATCGGCGATGCGATCTTTCCGGGCGGCAACGACTATCCGGCCAAGGCCATGGGCCTCGACACCGTCTGCGTGCGCGATCCTGCCGATACCGCCAATGTGATCACCGCGATCGTCGCCTGCCAGAAGGCGAGCTGA
- the otsA gene encoding alpha,alpha-trehalose-phosphate synthase (UDP-forming) produces the protein MGRLIVISNRVSVPSAAGAAGAQGGLAVALNSALREHGGIWFGWSGQETEEFTGHLDMQRNEGVTTATIDLEAQDVEEYYNGYANRTLWPLFHYRIDLTEYDRNFGEGYERVNERFADSVYPLIADDDLVWVHDYHLLPLGSILRRKGIKNRIGLFLHTPWPPTRLLASLPFHERLVASMLEYDVIGLQTTEWLESFLHYVQKEMGLTVNLDNSIEYQGRRVIARAFPIGIDYAEFSQAAKSEVAKEAHQRLRDSVRGRKILIGVDRLDYSKGLGERFESFSRFLSDHPDMAGKAVLLQIAPPSRGDVESYQQIREDLERKTGHINGAHANVDFVPIRYVNRGYPRAELAGFYRAANVGLVTPLRDGMNLVAKEYVAAQDPEDPGVLILSQFAGAATQLKDALLVNPHSVEHVAETISRALDMPLKERKRRHAALLASVKEMDVLHWLKQYVLALSGVEKGSSALKSDGGPSAADPELAAQEESAKLGATEIAGSH, from the coding sequence ATGGGCCGATTGATCGTCATCTCGAACCGCGTAAGCGTGCCAAGCGCCGCGGGCGCGGCGGGGGCGCAAGGTGGTCTTGCTGTCGCCTTGAATTCGGCGCTTCGCGAACATGGCGGCATCTGGTTTGGCTGGTCCGGTCAGGAAACAGAGGAATTTACGGGCCACCTCGATATGCAACGCAATGAGGGCGTGACAACCGCGACAATCGACCTCGAAGCACAAGATGTGGAAGAGTACTACAATGGCTACGCCAACAGAACTCTTTGGCCGTTATTTCACTACCGAATTGATCTAACAGAATATGATCGCAATTTCGGTGAAGGTTATGAGCGCGTCAATGAGCGATTTGCGGATTCGGTCTACCCTTTGATCGCAGACGATGATCTCGTCTGGGTGCATGACTACCATCTGCTTCCGCTGGGCTCAATCTTGCGCCGCAAGGGCATCAAGAACCGCATCGGCCTGTTCCTGCACACCCCGTGGCCGCCAACCCGGCTTTTGGCGTCGCTGCCCTTCCATGAGCGCCTCGTCGCATCGATGCTCGAATACGACGTGATTGGCCTGCAAACGACCGAATGGCTGGAAAGCTTCCTTCATTATGTCCAGAAGGAGATGGGCCTGACGGTCAACCTCGACAATTCGATCGAATACCAGGGCCGGCGCGTGATCGCCCGCGCCTTTCCCATCGGGATCGACTACGCCGAATTCTCGCAAGCCGCGAAGAGCGAGGTTGCCAAGGAAGCGCACCAGCGGCTCAGGGATAGCGTCAGAGGCCGGAAAATTCTCATCGGCGTGGATAGACTGGACTATTCCAAGGGGCTGGGTGAGCGCTTCGAGAGTTTCAGCCGTTTTCTTTCCGATCACCCCGATATGGCGGGAAAGGCAGTCCTGCTCCAGATCGCGCCGCCAAGTCGGGGCGACGTTGAAAGCTATCAGCAGATTCGCGAGGACCTCGAGCGAAAGACAGGGCACATCAACGGCGCTCATGCCAATGTCGATTTCGTACCCATCCGGTACGTTAACCGGGGCTATCCCCGGGCTGAACTTGCAGGGTTCTATCGCGCGGCAAATGTCGGGTTGGTGACCCCACTGCGCGACGGCATGAACCTTGTGGCAAAGGAATACGTGGCCGCCCAGGATCCGGAGGATCCCGGCGTGCTGATCCTTTCACAGTTTGCCGGCGCGGCCACCCAACTCAAGGACGCCCTGCTGGTCAACCCGCACTCGGTGGAACATGTCGCCGAGACGATCAGCCGCGCCCTGGATATGCCGCTGAAGGAACGTAAGCGCCGGCATGCTGCGCTGCTCGCTTCCGTGAAGGAAATGGACGTCCTGCACTGGCTGAAGCAGTACGTTCTTGCATTGTCCGGCGTGGAAAAGGGCAGCAGTGCGCTTAAGTCGGACGGCGGACCGAGTGCCGCTGACCCAGAACTCGCCGCGCAGGAGGAATCGGCCAAGTTAGGTGCCACCGAGATAGCAGGAAGTCATTAA
- a CDS encoding Dps family protein — protein MTSKDNSQAALIDSLNGLLADTFALYVKTKNFHWHVRGPQFHDLHLLFDAHATEIFGLTDLIAERVRKLGGKTLTSIGAIGAKTSIKDEDDTSLDAMAMVKALFEDNTAYVATLKATKELAGEAGDNATDGIIDDWTDQAEQRAWFLREILA, from the coding sequence ATGACTTCCAAGGACAACTCGCAGGCCGCGCTCATCGATAGCCTCAACGGGCTTTTGGCGGACACTTTCGCGCTCTACGTGAAGACCAAGAACTTCCACTGGCACGTCCGGGGGCCGCAGTTCCATGACCTGCACCTGCTGTTCGACGCGCATGCGACCGAGATCTTCGGCCTGACCGACCTCATCGCCGAGCGTGTGCGCAAGCTGGGCGGCAAGACCCTGACCTCGATCGGTGCGATCGGCGCGAAGACCAGCATCAAGGACGAAGACGACACCAGCCTCGACGCGATGGCAATGGTCAAGGCCCTGTTCGAGGACAACACCGCCTATGTCGCGACCCTGAAGGCGACCAAGGAACTGGCCGGTGAAGCTGGCGACAACGCCACGGACGGGATCATCGACGACTGGACTGACCAGGCCGAGCAGCGCGCCTGGTTCCTGCGCGAGATTCTCGCCTGA
- a CDS encoding IS3 family transposase (programmed frameshift) — translation MSRRPRRNHSPAFKAKVALAAIKGEKTLGERAQDYDLHPNQITTGRTQLLEGAAGVFGSEKSSDEPAVDVKTLHAKIGELTLANDFLGRRARQGKTVAERKAMIDRTHTLPVKRQAKELGISRGSVYYLPRPVSSKNLAIMRRIDALHLEFPFAGSRMLRDFLRQESIEIGRCHVASLMKKMAIEAVYRRPSTSKPAPGHKIYPYLLRKLPIVRPNQVWATDISYIPMARGFVYLVAIVDWFSRKVLSHRISITLEADFCVEALEEALARYGKPEISNTDRGSQFTSQAFTGVLRREGIEISMDGRGAWRDNVVVERLWRSVKYEEVYLHAYASVSEARNAIGRYLGFYNARRPHSSLGGRPPDQTYFDNLPQAVAA, via the exons ATGAGCAGACGACCCCGGCGCAACCACAGCCCGGCATTCAAGGCGAAGGTAGCACTTGCCGCGATCAAGGGCGAGAAGACGCTGGGAGAGCGGGCGCAGGACTATGACTTGCATCCCAACCAGATCACGACGGGGCGCACGCAGTTGCTCGAAGGAGCGGCCGGCGTATTCGGGTCGGAGAAGTCCTCGGACGAGCCCGCCGTCGACGTGAAGACGCTGCATGCCAAGATAGGCGAGTTGACGTTGGCGAATGATTTTTTGG GAAGGCGCGCTCGGCAAGGCAAGACTGTTGCCGAGCGCAAAGCGATGATCGACCGAACGCACACCTTACCGGTGAAGCGTCAGGCGAAGGAACTCGGGATCAGCCGGGGCAGTGTCTATTATCTGCCCCGGCCGGTTTCGTCGAAGAATCTCGCGATCATGCGGCGCATCGATGCGTTGCACCTGGAGTTTCCGTTCGCGGGAAGCCGAATGCTACGTGATTTCCTGCGCCAGGAAAGTATCGAGATTGGCCGCTGCCATGTCGCGAGCCTGATGAAGAAGATGGCGATCGAGGCGGTCTATCGACGTCCCAGCACCTCGAAGCCGGCGCCAGGGCACAAGATCTACCCCTATCTCCTGCGCAAGCTTCCGATCGTGAGGCCCAATCAAGTCTGGGCGACAGACATCAGTTACATCCCCATGGCGCGGGGCTTCGTTTATCTCGTGGCCATCGTCGACTGGTTCAGCCGCAAGGTTCTCAGCCATCGGATTTCGATCACGCTGGAGGCCGACTTCTGCGTGGAAGCGCTCGAGGAAGCCCTGGCGCGCTATGGCAAGCCGGAGATTTCCAATACAGATCGAGGGAGCCAATTCACGAGCCAAGCCTTCACCGGCGTGCTCCGGCGCGAGGGTATCGAGATTAGCATGGACGGCCGCGGCGCCTGGCGCGACAATGTCGTGGTCGAGCGGCTGTGGCGCTCGGTGAAGTACGAAGAAGTCTACCTGCACGCCTACGCTTCGGTCAGCGAAGCGCGCAACGCGATCGGCCGATATCTGGGTTTCTATAACGCCCGGAGACCTCACTCGAGCCTCGGTGGGCGTCCGCCCGATCAGACCTACTTTGACAATCTGCCACAGGCCGTGGCAGCGTGA
- a CDS encoding HEPN domain-containing protein — MMLRADADHIPAPVHKELLRVATILFEEFEETTKGRCSKHLRAGRVLALVLHRPHAGTDWGEVAPGEAFRLLVIVNYPRLARSDRDWRHVRDRLRRAWELGEITHQVRLDVESLERINAALAEGVPHFVSIASQGIALYQSEGLRLQSPHRMPAPDRIAAGRAEYAHWYARATDFLNGAAFYQWQGNAPMAALLLHQACEHSYQCILWSLTLHGPRTHALDELRESAEMLVGRLREAWPRETPFERRAFGCIRRAYVEVRYGRRYRISREELAWAMDRTRTLHALVAAHCGAELELPTPASDELCRAS; from the coding sequence ATGATGTTGCGCGCCGACGCCGATCACATACCCGCTCCGGTCCACAAGGAGCTTCTTCGCGTCGCCACGATCCTGTTTGAGGAATTCGAGGAAACAACTAAAGGCCGATGCTCCAAACATCTCAGGGCGGGCCGCGTCCTCGCGCTGGTCCTCCACCGCCCCCATGCCGGGACGGATTGGGGTGAGGTCGCGCCGGGAGAAGCATTCCGCTTGCTGGTGATCGTCAATTACCCTCGGCTGGCGCGCAGCGATCGCGACTGGCGGCACGTGCGCGACCGACTGCGTCGCGCTTGGGAGCTCGGCGAGATCACCCACCAAGTACGCCTCGACGTCGAAAGTCTGGAGCGGATCAACGCTGCTCTTGCCGAGGGCGTGCCGCATTTCGTTAGCATCGCCAGTCAGGGCATCGCGCTGTATCAGTCAGAGGGATTGCGCTTGCAGTCGCCGCACAGAATGCCCGCCCCGGATCGCATTGCCGCTGGACGCGCGGAATATGCCCATTGGTACGCGCGTGCCACCGACTTCCTGAACGGCGCAGCTTTCTATCAATGGCAGGGGAATGCGCCGATGGCTGCGCTGCTCCTGCATCAGGCGTGCGAGCATTCCTATCAGTGTATACTATGGTCGCTCACTCTGCACGGGCCACGCACCCACGCGCTGGACGAACTGCGCGAGAGCGCGGAGATGCTGGTCGGCCGATTGCGCGAAGCATGGCCCCGCGAAACGCCGTTCGAGCGGCGCGCTTTCGGCTGCATCCGCCGGGCCTATGTCGAGGTGCGCTATGGGCGCCGCTACCGCATCAGTCGGGAGGAACTGGCATGGGCGATGGATCGTACCAGAACCCTTCACGCGCTGGTGGCCGCACACTGCGGCGCGGAGCTGGAGCTTCCGACGCCCGCCAGTGACGAGCTATGCCGTGCGTCGTAA